The genomic DNA GTATTGTGGGTCAAGCTGACCAGCTGTCGTGGGACAacactggaggagaaaagggaaagcacAATATTGTATATGCAAGGTGCCTGATATTAGTGGTGAGAATGAGAGGTAAAAGCAACCTTTGTCAGTCTTGTGTGCAGTGTGTGAGACCTGACAGTCTGTAGGAGAGTAGATAAGACTTGGTGTCCAGACTAAAATGATGGTGGCTAACCTACATCTAAACCTGAAAAGACTAAATATGAAGCCTTTACAGCAGAATTTGGCTTCAAAACACTTATTGTTGAGGGATCAAGAAGAAACTCTTCACAAAGGATGTGCCATGGGACATATCTCTGCTCCATGGTATACCATCAGCTCTAGGACACCCACTATATTCACAGGGAAAGCCTGCAGTTATTCTAACAAATGAGATAGCAACATCACGATCAGCATTGTCTATGAACCAGATGTGGGGTAACTACTGGTCAGGAGTAGGGAGCCATTGGCAGAAGTGTGGCAGGGGGAAATAGGCTGAAAGCTCAAATTAAGATATCtcagaacacattttttttttttttccagctgcagctgtcaCACCACCTGTGCTGCTTAGTCCTGGTGAGTTTGTTCTCAGTTCACAGCCAAGTGTTATGGAACTCCCTTCTTGTGGAGTCCCTTGCACACCCAGATTCCTGCCTTCCCTGACGTCCCCTAACTGCAGCCCCAATGCCCAAAAGTCTCCACTCTACGCCaacctgtgttttgtttgtgcttcTGGCTGACACTATGGCATGTGAACAGCAGAAGTAGAAATCCCCTGTAACTGTGTATGAAAACTTGTGCCTGGCAGTCAGACCTCCCTTTCCAATTGGTCACTGggtaaataataaaatatactgGTTTACTGTGGTACAGGTGGATTGCTTTATCAGAGGGAATAACAAACGAATCTCCTTTTGACCCCTTGTCATGGGCATTAAAAAGCCAGTGGTCTGGGGATGCTGTTTCTTAAAGAAGTCACCATTCCTCAGGAAGAGCCAGTCACAAGCTCCTTCACTTCTTGTCTAGATGGACAGCAATTACAGCAACTAAATATATTTACCTGACCTTTTGATTTACAAGTCAAGATGCCCTTACGGTATAATTTTAAACAGTAGTGGTAATGCTTTATGGTAAAGCCTGGGCAAATTTTTAGCATTGTTGGCTGGGTAGCCGGCACTAGATGCTTATTGGATTTGTACCTTCTTTTACGGCTTCATGTCAGTAACAATGAAATCTTTTTTCTGCACTGGAAGTTACAGTCGAGGGGTCTTGAAAGAGCTTTCCAGTTATTTGTTTTGAGTAAGCTAATGTCTGGGAAGGAATCATGGTAAATCACACTAACTTTGTTACCCCCTGTCTTCCAGTTCAGTCTGATAGCGAAACCTCGACGGCTTCATCAGGTATGTTTAAGTTTGCTGCCTGTACCCGCCCCACAGACCAACTTTCACCCAACCTGTTACCTCTCCAGGCAGTTGCTGGCTGAGCACTGAGCCTTGTCTCTCGGAGAATTCCCTTCACCCTGTTCCTTGAGTTAGAGGTACTGGAGAATGACAGTAATGGAAGCTGAAGTCTACCCCTGGGTGGCATGCCTAGGAAGGGAGTAACTGGCAGGACACCAGAAAAGACATGCCAGGTCAATATTCTGTCAATTTTCAGGGTGCAAGACCTGacatttcagaaggaaatacaAGAAAACCCATCATAGTTAGCTGCAGGGTTGATCACCCAGAAAAGAAGGGAACCAGGTTTGTGTCATGAAGTGTGAGATTGCAGATCTGTTAGAAACACATCTTAAACATGTGACTGCAAtgtacattttgtttctttgtgtctaTCCCCATAACAGCATGTGTCTTCTGTATTGAAGATTCCCAGTGGGCTTGTTTTACACTTCACTCAActttcccttgttttgctttatgaGGCAAGGGGATCAGAAATGTCtgccttattttccttttctgtaaacCATCCCCATCTCTCACAAGgaagtggaaaataaaagatagaGTCCTTTCCTAGAAGCCTGGAGAACAGTACCTGGTGATGAAGTTATGTGTGCCAGAATGAGTGCACCTGCCAGTGATGCTGGAttgcatctgtgtgtgtgtttccagATTGTCGCGAAGAAAAGTTCCCTTGCACACGCCTCTACTCTGTTCACAAACCAGTAAAGCAGTGTATCAGCTACCTCTGTGTTACAAGGTAAGAAACCAGCAGTCCCTTAGTAAAGTCCTAAAAACTCCAGTTCAGCAATTGTTCCCTTTGAAGACTAGAGGTTTCCTCAGAGAACCAGTTGGTGAGATGAGTCCTATCCTCAGAGTGTCCTTTTAGGGCAATTAATTATAATGGCACAGTAAGTATTATCTGTGCAACACTAAGGAGCTCTAATGTGCCCTATATTGTAATCTGTATTTAAGGTATTTGGCCATTTCATTAAGTCTTGACAAAGATTACTTTCCTATTGACAAATGCCTTATTCTAGACTAACTAATCCTAAAAGATTAGGATTTGCCCCCTCATCAGTGAATATACAAGTTTATTGCCTGTacccttttttgtttctttggatcCCCGTGCATTTCGCTACTGTCCTTGGTGTGTTCCTGGTGATCCCTCAGTGTGCGTCGCATGTACATAATAAACAAGGAGGTGTGCACTCGCATTGTCTGCAAGGAGAATGAGGTCATGCAAGGTGAGTGATCGCACAAGCTAGCCTCGAAGAATATCTGAGGCCATCTGATAGAGTCTCAAAGCTAGCTAATTACCCAGCCCCAATTCATATGTAGTAGTTTCCCTGGACTTGTTTTGAGGGAGCTCTTAATGCAGTACAGCCTTGTATCCAGTATGCATGCCATGAAAAACACTGGGAAGTAGATATCGTACTACTAAGAAGTATGAGAGCTCCGCTTTCCTTAGTGTTGATCATGCTCTACTAGCCCCAGAGACACCTTTACTAAAAATTGCATTCCTTTGAGGTTAAAGATCAACTCTCAGTATTTCTATTCATGAATAGAAACAGGATTCAGTCTAAATTCCTTATGCAATCTTTGTTGCAGTAAAATACATGTAATTTTAATGTGTTGTACATGAGTAAAGCCAGAAGGAAATGAATAAAAGCGCAAGGACTTGTTCACTTGCCTCACATGTATGAGTATTAAGCAGTTCCAACAGTCCTTGTAGACACAGTAAAGGATGTACCTCTAACTGTTCTGGTGGTGAAGAATTTGAAGGAAGCTTTGATTATCTGCCAATATGTGTGTGTCTGCTATGTCTTCAGATGAGATCTGTCGCCAGCTGGCTGGCCTTTCTCCACGTCTCCGCCGATCTGGACAACCCATGCATCTCCCTTGCAGAAAactcctggagcagcagctcaaAAGGCCTGATGCTCTGTGAGCTACCAacagtaggaaagaaaaaggaagagagagaagagaaatcaTCATCCACTACCTACAGCCCAAGACAAGTCCTCGCTTGTGATTTCCCCaccatttccttgcttttctgcCTTCCCCCACATCCTCTTCTTCAGGTGCTGCAGTACACAGAGTCTCTTCTCTGCTACTCTGTCATAGTGGCTGTTGTCATCTTCTAAGTCTGTTGCTGAGGATGTGGGAtgctcctctcttttctctcaaaCTCTGACAGGCTGTGAACTGTTCATTTCCCAGAGGTCATTATAAATGTACTGCATCTTCTCTTGCTTTGCCCCTGCAGAGAGACATGCATAGGGATCCGATGTAGTCCTCTCTAATGGTACAAATGACTTAAGCTGCATCTCATGTGGAGTAGTGAAAACCTTTATGCCCTAGGATTCCTGGCCTAGATTTTTTGCACGGCATCAGTATGAGTTCAGATATGGTTAGTCAGCCTGCACGTCTCTCTGGCCCTCCTGAGCTGCTGAGCTTGCTGTGTGGTAGCACAGCCTCCTCTGGTGTCTGCTGGCCTCAGAGAACTGACAGAACTGGTAGGTGGTCTGTCCTTAACCCAAGACAAACCTCATTGTCCCTGTATGGCAGCAGATCATTTATAACTACCTCTGGGAAATTCTTTGTTTTAAGCCCATTGCCTCCCTCACATACAACTGCTACTGAAAGAAGAATTCCGGATTTAGTATGGCATTATATTTCTCTCAAGAAGATGATGTTGGAACAGAGTGctgcctcttcctctcctctcctctcctctcctctcctctcctctcctacaTTCTGTCTCTCCCTTCCCATTGAAGCAATCTCTTGATGCCCATTCCAGGCAAATTACAAGGAGCAGGATGGCTTCCTCTACTCCTAAGCCCAAGAGAGACCACGAAGAACCTGTGTGTCCTCACAGTACTGGGAACTTGCAATGAATTAGTTTGTCCTGGTTGCTTGTCTTGGTCTGGCTACCTCCACACTCTCCAGTTGCTGAGCCTGCTTTCAGTATCTCCACTTGAGTTCCACCTGCTGATGTGGGAGCTCCTGcacaaagcagaaagcacaaATTGGAATGGGATGTGGGAGAAGAATTGTTATATGTGATCCCTGGGTTTTCCGGCAGGTTCTCTGGCTGTGCTGATCTGCACAGAGCCAGGTGCAGGCGGGGAGGTAGACATATCAGCAGGTATAAGCAAAGAGGCAGACCAACCTGGGGAAAAAATTTCACTCTGGTAGCAATGGATGTCTGTGGTCTGCTTGAGAactttgttttccagatgtatgaaaaacatttccaatTATATGGGAAACATATCCAGGTATACGGGCCATTTTCACTATGAGCCTGGGTAGAGTAAGTGGGGAAGAGCTGTCTGAAGTGTATTAATCATTTACATGACTCTTAGTGGCATGATTCCATGGAGCACCAGAGCTGAGCAGCTTAGCTTACTGCAGCAGAAGATCAGCAAGACCCTCTCTCTGGGATCTCTAGGGGT from Caloenas nicobarica isolate bCalNic1 chromosome 1, bCalNic1.hap1, whole genome shotgun sequence includes the following:
- the MFAP5 gene encoding microfibrillar-associated protein 5, producing the protein MKTSGAHTLLCLLALCLSSAAWFPWVVDGQELESATGEVSTDSLISTSAAAVTPPVLLSPVQSDSETSTASSDCREEKFPCTRLYSVHKPVKQCISYLCVTSVRRMYIINKEVCTRIVCKENEVMQDEICRQLAGLSPRLRRSGQPMHLPCRKLLEQQLKRPDAL